The following DNA comes from Candidatus Obscuribacterales bacterium.
CGCCACAACTCTCGCCTTGACCACCCCATGGAGTGTAATGTTATGGGCCCGAAGTTCTGGCCCTTCAATTAATCCAGTTTGAGAAATTTCCACATCACCAATCACATCCACCTTGCCGTGGATGATGCCATCGACCCGCAGAGCCCCTTCCACATGGATATCGCCTTGGAATTCACTGGTGGCGCTCAGATAGGTTAGCGACCCGACTGGCTTTTTCCGTCCAAACATCGATATGTCTCCCCATGAACTCAGTCTTGAACTGCTTTGCCTACACCTGATCTAAGCCACCGATCATCTATGGCCACCCTGAGATAGCAGTCGCTTGGTCAACGTGGTTGATTCCGTGGTTGTTCTCAATCATAACGTGTTGATTACGATGCTTAGAGTGCCCCCAGCTTCCATCCAAATTAACCCATTCATGCAAAAAGCGCCCCCTAGGGAGCGCTCTTCATCAAGCTATCAGACTAGCTCAGCGATGGATTAACCGATTTCAGGTGCATCCACAGCAGCCAAGTCGAGCGGGAAGTTGTGAGCGTTGCGCTCGTGCATCACTTCCATACCTAGGTTGGCGCGGTTCAAGACATCCGCCCAAGTTCCGATGACACGACCCTGAGAGTCAATCACAGACTGGTTGAAGTTGAAACCGTTCAGGTTGAACGCCATGGTGCTAATACCCAATGCCGTGAACCAGATGCCGACCACGGGCCATGCACCCAAGAAGAAGTGCAGGGCGCGGGAGTTGTTGAAGCTGGCATATTGGAAGATCAA
Coding sequences within:
- a CDS encoding polymer-forming cytoskeletal protein, which gives rise to MFGRKKPVGSLTYLSATSEFQGDIHVEGALRVDGIIHGKVDVIGDVEISQTGLIEGPELRAHNITLHGVVKARVVADGRLTLSSTARLEGDVTANSLDIEAGAFYIGHIATTEPNPSKPLPSTAKLPELLGRGD